A window of the Desulfovibrio sp. UIB00 genome harbors these coding sequences:
- the hemL gene encoding glutamate-1-semialdehyde 2,1-aminomutase gives MDTTSRQLFEKACAVIPGGVNSPVRACHNVDSQPLFIAEAHGCRITDVDGHEYVDFVLSWGPMILGHDEPSVTRAVCEAAKRGTSYGAPCPAEVTLAEEVVAAMPSLEMVRMVNSGTEATMSALRLARAATKRDKVLKFVGCYHGHADPFLAAAGSGLATFSIPGTPGVPAAVVADTLLAPYNDIDAVKAIFEQHGASIAAIIVEPVAANMGLVLPKPGFLEGLRSVCDQYGSLLIFDEVITGFRAAFGGAQARFSIDPDLTTFGKIIGGGLPVGAFGGKRRYMELIAPRGGVYQAGTLSGNPLAMAAGIATLRYLKTADYAALEKRTHAFAMELRDILASKGVPIQMPTLASMFCPYFSEQEVTDFASATLCDQALFTTFYKQMRTHGIYLAPSGYETGMVSFVHTDEDFNKALDAARKVIF, from the coding sequence ATGGATACCACTTCTCGGCAGCTTTTTGAAAAGGCCTGCGCGGTTATTCCCGGCGGCGTCAACAGCCCTGTGCGCGCCTGCCACAACGTGGACAGCCAACCCCTGTTCATAGCCGAAGCTCACGGCTGCCGGATTACCGATGTGGACGGCCACGAGTACGTTGACTTTGTACTCTCCTGGGGGCCCATGATCCTTGGGCATGACGAACCTTCCGTCACCCGGGCCGTGTGCGAGGCCGCCAAACGCGGCACCAGCTACGGCGCTCCCTGCCCGGCGGAAGTAACCCTGGCCGAAGAAGTGGTTGCCGCCATGCCCAGCCTTGAAATGGTGCGCATGGTCAACTCCGGCACAGAGGCCACCATGAGCGCCCTGCGCCTGGCCCGCGCCGCCACCAAGCGGGACAAGGTGCTCAAGTTTGTGGGCTGCTACCACGGCCACGCCGATCCCTTCCTCGCCGCCGCAGGTTCCGGCCTTGCCACGTTCTCCATTCCCGGCACTCCCGGCGTGCCCGCCGCCGTTGTGGCCGACACCCTGCTTGCGCCTTACAACGACATTGATGCCGTCAAGGCCATCTTTGAGCAGCATGGCGCGAGTATTGCCGCCATCATTGTGGAGCCTGTAGCCGCCAACATGGGCCTTGTGCTCCCCAAACCCGGATTTCTTGAAGGCCTGCGCTCCGTCTGCGACCAGTACGGCAGCCTGCTCATTTTTGACGAAGTCATCACCGGTTTTCGCGCGGCCTTTGGCGGCGCGCAGGCCCGCTTCAGCATAGATCCCGACCTCACCACCTTTGGCAAGATCATTGGCGGCGGTCTGCCCGTGGGGGCCTTTGGCGGAAAGCGCCGCTACATGGAGCTCATCGCGCCCAGAGGCGGCGTGTATCAGGCGGGTACGCTTTCGGGCAATCCGCTGGCAATGGCTGCTGGCATAGCAACCTTGCGCTACCTCAAAACCGCTGACTACGCGGCACTTGAAAAGCGTACCCATGCCTTTGCCATGGAGCTGCGCGACATTCTGGCTTCCAAGGGCGTGCCGATTCAGATGCCCACCCTTGCTTCCATGTTCTGCCCCTATTTCAGCGAACAGGAAGTTACGGATTTTGCCAGCGCCACGCTGTGCGATCAGGCGCTTTTCACCACGTTCTACAAGCAGATGCGCACCCACGGCATCTACCTTGCGCCTTCCGGCTACGAGACGGGCATGGTTTCCTTTGTCCACACGGACGAGGATTTCAACAAGGCCCTGGACGCTGCCCGCAAGGTCATTTTTTAA
- a CDS encoding cytochrome c3 family protein has product MKKVLVLTCIMVFALALPALAAPAAPDKPLEFKGSQKTVMFPHAVHAKVECVTCHHQVDGKESFAKCGSSGCHDDLAGKQGEKSLYYVVHTKKELKHSNCIGCHSKVVEEKPELKKDLTACAKSKCHP; this is encoded by the coding sequence GTGAAGAAAGTTCTGGTTCTTACCTGTATCATGGTGTTTGCCCTGGCTCTGCCCGCGCTTGCAGCGCCCGCCGCTCCTGACAAACCGCTGGAATTCAAGGGTTCCCAAAAGACCGTTATGTTCCCGCACGCTGTGCATGCCAAGGTTGAATGCGTTACCTGTCACCATCAGGTTGACGGCAAGGAAAGCTTTGCCAAGTGCGGCAGCTCCGGTTGCCACGACGACCTCGCAGGCAAGCAGGGCGAAAAGAGCCTGTACTATGTTGTGCACACCAAGAAAGAACTCAAGCACTCCAACTGCATCGGCTGCCACTCCAAGGTTGTGGAAGAAAAGCCCGAACTCAAGAAAGATCTGACCGCCTGCGCCAAGTCCAAGTGCCATCCGTAG
- the cobJ gene encoding precorrin-3B C(17)-methyltransferase translates to MNPASLHVVGLGPGDAACLTPQARTAIANASCVAGYSLYMELVPPELLAGKQCISTGMRHEEERCSAAVDAALSGQPTALVCSGDPGIYALAGLALEILESRGLVGRVPFNVVPGVPAVCAAAALLGAPLMHDFACISLSDLLTPWETIERRLHAALEADFVCAIYNPRSKGRPHHLEQALEIARQSRAPHCPVGLVRKAFRPGEEARVFRLDQFDPEQVDMLSILIIGNAESRALGNFMLTPRGYARKKTSNLGNLSK, encoded by the coding sequence ATGAACCCAGCCAGTCTGCATGTTGTCGGCCTTGGCCCCGGCGATGCCGCATGTCTTACCCCTCAGGCCCGCACGGCCATAGCGAATGCATCCTGCGTGGCTGGCTACAGCCTCTACATGGAACTGGTGCCGCCGGAACTGCTGGCAGGCAAGCAGTGCATCAGCACCGGTATGCGGCACGAGGAAGAACGCTGTTCTGCGGCGGTGGACGCAGCGCTGTCAGGCCAGCCCACGGCCCTTGTCTGCTCTGGCGACCCCGGTATCTATGCGCTGGCGGGTCTGGCCCTCGAAATTCTGGAAAGCCGGGGCCTTGTGGGCAGAGTGCCCTTCAATGTTGTGCCGGGCGTTCCGGCGGTCTGCGCGGCGGCAGCCCTGCTGGGCGCTCCCCTGATGCACGATTTTGCCTGCATCAGTCTGAGCGACCTGCTCACGCCCTGGGAAACCATTGAACGCAGGCTCCACGCGGCCCTTGAGGCCGATTTTGTCTGTGCTATCTATAATCCCCGTTCCAAGGGGCGCCCCCACCATCTGGAACAGGCTCTTGAAATTGCCCGGCAATCCCGCGCGCCGCACTGCCCTGTAGGACTTGTGCGTAAGGCCTTTCGCCCCGGCGAAGAGGCCCGCGTGTTCCGCCTTGACCAATTTGACCCGGAACAGGTCGACATGCTCTCCATACTCATCATTGGCAATGCAGAGAGTCGGGCGCTGGGGAACTTCATGCTCACCCCCAGAGGTTACGCGCGCAAAAAGACTTCCAATCTCGGCAACTTATCAAAATAG
- a CDS encoding cobalamin biosynthesis protein, protein MHSPRRITALACYALSQSALPLAQRLTDCLAAKPWGLPGQLQPPARPAQPSEHTAPGKPSGLARVEIFAPSRFCPAGVTPFEKIGSLLAATYKNFAAHAFIGATGIAVRALAPLLAHKSTDAPVIVLDPAGQHVISLLSGHWGGANELASHVAHLLGATAVITTASDTASDAPGAGTNHPRKSAPALDMLLRDAGLLPVDWNRLPAAQAAMIEGESLSLWDPCHAVPDHPQLQRLPAGEAEATPPEQFGPLVAAHWRELAPSPAILRVAVPRLVIGLGCRKNAPGDMVETATRKLLAAQGLEPLAVAALATVKEKLQEPALLALAERLGVPLHGFEAADLARCPTPNPSAAAGRRFKQPPFSVCEAAALLAAAQIFPAGAPRLLLPKTIEQGQLTLALAISDRIE, encoded by the coding sequence TTGCACAGTCCCCGCCGAATCACCGCGCTTGCCTGCTATGCGCTCAGCCAGTCTGCCCTGCCTCTGGCGCAGCGTCTGACGGACTGCCTTGCGGCCAAACCGTGGGGCCTGCCCGGTCAACTCCAGCCTCCCGCGCGTCCGGCCCAGCCATCAGAGCACACAGCCCCCGGCAAGCCCTCCGGTCTGGCCCGCGTGGAAATTTTCGCCCCCTCGCGGTTTTGCCCTGCGGGTGTTACGCCCTTTGAAAAAATCGGCTCTCTGCTGGCGGCAACCTATAAAAATTTTGCGGCGCATGCCTTCATCGGCGCTACGGGTATAGCCGTGCGCGCGCTTGCGCCCCTGCTGGCGCACAAGAGCACCGATGCCCCTGTGATTGTACTTGATCCTGCGGGGCAGCACGTCATAAGCCTGCTCTCCGGCCACTGGGGCGGAGCCAACGAACTGGCTAGCCATGTGGCCCACCTGCTCGGCGCTACGGCAGTTATCACCACAGCATCGGACACGGCCTCAGATGCGCCCGGAGCAGGGACAAACCACCCCCGCAAGAGCGCTCCTGCGCTGGATATGCTCCTGCGCGACGCGGGGCTGCTGCCCGTGGACTGGAACCGCCTGCCCGCAGCGCAGGCCGCCATGATCGAAGGGGAAAGCCTGAGCCTTTGGGATCCCTGCCATGCCGTGCCGGATCATCCCCAGTTGCAGCGCCTGCCCGCAGGGGAAGCCGAGGCCACGCCGCCAGAACAGTTCGGCCCTCTGGTTGCGGCGCATTGGCGCGAGCTTGCACCAAGCCCCGCAATCTTGCGTGTGGCAGTTCCCCGACTGGTGATAGGTCTTGGCTGCCGCAAAAACGCGCCCGGCGATATGGTGGAAACCGCTACACGCAAACTGCTGGCGGCCCAAGGGCTTGAACCTCTGGCTGTGGCTGCGCTGGCGACCGTGAAAGAAAAATTACAGGAGCCCGCCCTGCTGGCCCTTGCCGAGCGGCTTGGCGTTCCCTTGCATGGATTTGAAGCCGCCGATCTTGCGCGCTGCCCCACGCCCAATCCGTCCGCAGCGGCGGGCAGACGCTTTAAACAGCCGCCTTTCAGTGTGTGCGAAGCAGCGGCTCTGCTGGCGGCAGCGCAGATTTTTCCGGCGGGCGCGCCCCGCCTGCTCCTCCCCAAAACTATCGAGCAAGGCCAGTTGACTCTGGCCCTAGCCATCTCGGACAGGATTGAATGA
- a CDS encoding siroheme decarboxylase subunit beta — protein MSRQFTPAEQAVLRIVQDNLPDSLTPYADIAEKAGMTEAQVLELLGSLKESGAIRRFGASIKHQKTGWTHNAMVAWKIDADLVEQCGTQAALHNHISHVYYRPSSAPDWPYELYTMIHGRSEAECLGVVEDLKRDTLLREHAVLRSLKELKKISMTYFA, from the coding sequence ATGAGCCGTCAGTTTACCCCCGCAGAACAAGCCGTGCTGCGCATCGTGCAGGACAACCTGCCGGATTCGCTCACGCCCTACGCAGATATTGCCGAAAAGGCAGGAATGACAGAAGCCCAGGTGCTTGAGCTGCTTGGTTCGCTCAAGGAATCCGGGGCAATCCGCCGTTTTGGCGCCAGCATCAAACACCAGAAAACCGGCTGGACGCACAACGCCATGGTGGCCTGGAAGATCGACGCCGACCTGGTGGAACAGTGCGGCACGCAGGCCGCACTGCACAACCATATCTCCCATGTCTACTACCGCCCGAGTTCCGCGCCAGACTGGCCGTATGAACTCTACACCATGATTCATGGCCGCAGCGAGGCCGAGTGCCTTGGCGTGGTGGAAGACCTCAAGCGTGATACCCTGCTGCGCGAGCATGCCGTGCTGCGCAGCCTCAAGGAACTGAAAAAAATTTCCATGACCTATTTTGCCTGA